A single window of [Clostridium] hylemonae DSM 15053 DNA harbors:
- a CDS encoding InlB B-repeat-containing protein, with product MGRRTRISAGHITAVILLILFVCCLYIIGLGQAVPGTVSSGLENVEDTDIQMPGPRPKQPDVKPFRRILDHPEEIGIVILPGKEPAKDRMKDMAAADKLKPDKAGSQDRPVTVPGSSAAEEEVPDDGTGVSISVHVTFHGNGGTLSVTEMTLEEYYLDLSALENPRRLGKEFDGWYIDPSCTTAFTGIEEGQTRVDLYAGWKEITTYICDDRGYITGYSDAAAVADEGTIILPNSPDCLGVEAGAFAGLEYEIFEVFIPPNIIYIAPGVLESFPYLMYIEVMAGNPAFYSDGGVLYKADGTLYVFPAGRDNWGAGDND from the coding sequence GTGGGAAGGAGAACCAGGATCTCAGCCGGACATATTACTGCGGTGATCCTTCTCATACTGTTCGTATGCTGTCTGTATATTATCGGTCTGGGACAGGCGGTGCCGGGGACGGTTTCCTCCGGCCTGGAAAATGTAGAAGACACGGATATACAGATGCCCGGACCGCGTCCAAAACAGCCTGATGTAAAACCTTTCAGGCGGATCCTGGACCATCCGGAAGAGATAGGCATTGTGATTCTTCCTGGAAAAGAACCGGCAAAAGACCGTATGAAAGATATGGCGGCTGCGGATAAGCTGAAGCCAGATAAGGCCGGTTCGCAGGACAGGCCGGTCACAGTTCCGGGAAGTTCAGCAGCAGAGGAGGAAGTACCGGATGACGGCACCGGTGTTTCAATATCTGTACATGTGACGTTTCATGGAAACGGAGGCACGCTGTCCGTGACGGAAATGACGCTGGAGGAATATTATCTGGACCTTTCTGCCCTGGAAAATCCGAGAAGACTTGGCAAAGAATTTGACGGCTGGTATATAGATCCTTCGTGTACCACCGCGTTTACCGGCATTGAGGAAGGCCAGACGAGGGTGGACCTGTACGCGGGATGGAAAGAGATCACTACTTATATATGCGACGACAGAGGCTATATAACCGGATACAGTGACGCGGCCGCGGTTGCGGATGAAGGCACCATTATCCTGCCGAATTCCCCGGACTGTCTCGGAGTGGAGGCAGGCGCTTTTGCCGGGCTGGAGTATGAGATATTTGAAGTGTTCATTCCTCCCAACATAATTTATATCGCGCCGGGAGTGCTGGAATCATTTCCCTATCTGATGTATATAGAAGTTATGGCCGGGAACCCGGCATTTTACAGCGACGGAGGCGTACTTTATAAAGCAGACGGGACACTTTACGTCTTTCCGGCGGGAAGAGACAACTGGGGAGCAGGTGATAATGATTAG